The Polypterus senegalus isolate Bchr_013 chromosome 1, ASM1683550v1, whole genome shotgun sequence genome includes a window with the following:
- the ccnl1a gene encoding cyclin-L1a — MASAPPPVISNSSNSNEGILIGDKVYSEVYLTIDNSLIPEERLSPTPSMLDGLDLHTETDLRILGCELIQSAGILLRLPQVAMATGQVLFHRFFYSKSFVKHSFEIVAMACVNLASKIEEAPRRIRDVINVFHHLRQLRGKRTATPLILDQSYINTKNQVIKAERRVLKELGFCVHVKHPHKIIVMYLQVLECEKNQTLVQTAWNYMNDTLRTNVFVRFEAETIACACIYLAARALQIPLPTRPHWYLLFGATEDEIKEICITTLKLYTRKKPNYELLEKEVEKRKVALQEAKLKAKGLNPDGTPALSNLGGFSPGSKPSSPREVKTDEKSPCVQNVKTIKKEPEERQKSSKSPHNGLRKESKRSQNSRSMSRSRSRTRSRSRSRSPRRHYNNRRSRSGTYSSRSRSRSHSRSITPRRHLNHASPHLKSKHRNDDLKSASRHGHKRKKSRSRSRSRSKSRDRSDSKKHKHERGHHRERRERSRSYDRTHKNKHHSSHSGHSRHRR, encoded by the exons ATGGCGTCAGCTCCCCCGCCTGTGATTTCAAACTCTTCTAACAGCAACGAAGGCATTCTTATAGGGGATAAGGTGTATTCGGAGGTCTACCTCACTATTGATAATTCTCTTATCCCGGAGGAGCGGCTTTCGCCTACCCCATCTATGCTGGATGGCCTCGACCTCCATACCGAAACTGACCTGCGAATCCTTGGCTGCGAGTTGATTCAGTCGGCCGGTATCCTGCTGCGATTACCGCAG GTGGCAATGGCTACTGGACAGGTTCTTTTTCATCGATTTTTCTACTCTAAATCTTTTGTCAAACACAGCTTTGAG ATTGTTGCCATGGCTTGTGTCAATCTTGCATCCAAAATAGAAGAAGCACCAAGGCGTATAAGAGATGTAATAAACGTTTTTCATCATCTTCGGCAGTTAAGAGGAAAAAG GACAGCAACCCCATTGATACTTGATCAGAGCTACATTAATACCAAAAATCAAGTAATAAAAGCTGAGAGAAGAGTTCTGAAGGAACTGGGTTTCTGCGTTCATGTCAAGCATCCACATAAG attataGTGATGTATCTTCAAGTTCTCGAGTGTGAGAAAAATCAAACTCTTGTTCAAACAGCatg GAACTACATGAATGACACTCTTCGAACAAATGTGTTTGTAAGATTTGAGGCAGAAACAATTGCTTGTGCTTGCATATACCTTGCAGCAAGAGCTCTTCAG ATTCCCCTCCCAACAAGGCCGCATTGGTATCTGTTGTTTGGAGCTACTGAAGATGAAATTAAAGAGATTTGCATTACCACCTTAAAGCTATACACTAGAAAGAAA ccAAATTATGAACTTCTTGAAAAAGAGGTTGAAAAGAGGAAAGTTGCCCTTCAGGAAGCAAAGCTGAAAGCAAAAGGCCTAAACCCTGATGGAACTCCTGCTTTGTCAAACCTGGGCGGATTTTCTCCTGGGTCTAAACCAT CTTCTCCCAGAGAGGTTAAAACAGATGAAAAATCCCCATGTGTGCAGAatgtcaaaacaataaaaaaggagCCTGAAGAAAGACAGAAAAGCTCCAAAAGTCCTCATAATGG TcttagaaaagaaagcaaaagaagtCAGAATAGCCGAAGCATGAGTAGATCTCGATCAAGAACAAGATCAAGATCTCGTTCTAGATCACCAAGGAGACA CTACAATAACAGAAGAAGTCGTTCTGGAACATACAGTTCTCGTTCTCGAAGTAGGTCCCACAGCAGAAGTATAACGCCTCGTCGTCACTTGAACCATGCCTCTCCTCATCTCAAATCAAAACACCGAAATGATGATTTAAAATCTGCAAGCAGACACGGTCATAAAAGGAAGAAGTCCCGAAGCCGCTCGCGATCTCGGAGCAAATCAAGAGACCGTTCAGACAGTAAAAAGCACAAGCATGAAAGAGGACACCACAGAGAAAGAAGAGAGCGATCAAGGTCCTATGATCGcacacataaaaacaaacatCATAGCAGTCATTCAGGCCACAGCAGGCATAGGCGCTGA